A window of the Oncorhynchus masou masou isolate Uvic2021 chromosome 13, UVic_Omas_1.1, whole genome shotgun sequence genome harbors these coding sequences:
- the LOC135552912 gene encoding 14-3-3 protein gamma-2, with the protein MVDREQLVQKARLAEQAERYDDMAAAMKSVTELNEALSNEERNLLSVAYKNVVGARRSSWRVISSIEQKTSADGNEKKIEMVRAYREKIEKELEAVCQDVLNLLDNYLIKNCNETQHESKVFYLKMKGDYYRYLAEVATGEKRATVIESSEKAYNEAHEISKEHMQPTHPIRLGLALNYSVFYYEIQNAPEQACHLAKTAFDDAIAELDTLNEDSYKDSTLIMQLLRDNLTLWTSDQQDDEGGEGNKD; encoded by the exons ATGGTTGATCGCGAGCAGCTGGTGCAGAAAGCCAGGCTGGCTGAACAGGCTGAAAGATATGATGACATGGCAGCTGCCATGAAATCG gtaacagagcTGAATGAGGCCCTATCTAACGAGGAGAGGAACCTCCTGTCTGTGGCCTATAAGAATGTGGTGGGGGCCCGCCGTTCCTCTTGGAGGGTGATCTCTAGCATCGAGCAGAAGACCTCTGCAGATGGAAATGAGAAAAAGATTGAAATGGTTCGGGCCTACAGGGAGAAGATTGAGAAGGAGCTGGAGGCTGTGTGTCAGGACGTGCTCAACCTTCTGGATAACTACCTGATCAAGAACTGCAACGAGACGCAGCACGAGAGCAAGGTGTTTTACCTGAAGATGAAAGGCGACTACTACCGCTACCTGGCTGAGGTGGCCACGGGCGAGAAGAGGGCCACCGTCATCGAATCATCAGAGAAGGCTTACAACGAGGCCCATGAGATCAGCAAAGAGCACATGCAGCCCACCCACCCCATCCGCCTCGGCTTGGCTCTCAACTACTCTGTGTTTTACTATGAGATCCAGAATGCCCCTGAGCAGGCCTGTCATCTGGCCAAGACCGCCTTCGATGACGCTATTGCTGAGCTGGACACCCTGAACGAGGACTCCTACAAAGACTCAACTCTCATCATGCAGCTGCTCCGAGACAACTTAACACTGTGGACAAGTGACCAGCAGGatgatgagggaggggagggtaacaAAGATTAA
- the si:ch211-105f12.2 gene encoding RIMS-binding protein 2-like isoform X2, which produces MDGMLGVDVFLYPDGLRIATPEDIRQWELETASQVSSQVSQEPPVRLFVALFPYNPAAMSPNPETAAEELPFVPGQIIKVFGDKDDDGFYHGESGGLSGVVPSNMVSEIPVDDDYLKHQLMQQGFLPVDHTDPSEESSVLDDLVVRRMVAIFEYDPWESSPNMDSDGDLHGLRGLVPSNYLEPLPWE; this is translated from the exons ATGGATGGGATGCTAGGAGTGGATGTGTTTCTTTACCCTGATGGACTGAGAATTGCTACACCAGAGGATATTAGGCAATGGGAGCTGGAGACCGCCAGCCAGGTGTCCAGCCAGGTGTCTCAGGAACCCCCCGTCCGACTCTTTGTGGCTCTTTTCCCATACAACCCTGCTGCGATGTCCCCAAACCCTGAGACCGCTGCGGAGGAGCTCCCTTTTGTGCCAGGACAGATCATCAAG gTGTTTGGAGATAAAGACGATGATGGTTTCTACCACGGGGAGTCTGGTGGTCTGTCTGGTGTCGTGCCTAGTAACATGGTATCTGAGATCCCAGTGGATGATGACTACCTCAAGCATCAGCTCATGCAGCAGGGTTTCCTGCCTGTCGACCACACAG ATCCCAGTGAGGAGTCCAGCGTGCTAGATGACTTGGTGGTCCGCCGGATGGTGGCCATCTTTGAGTATGACCCTTGGGAAAGTTCCCCCAACATGGACAGCGAC GGGGACCTTCATGGGCTGAGAGGTCTGGTGCCATCCAACTACCTGGAACCACTACCATGGGAATAG
- the si:ch211-105f12.2 gene encoding RIMS-binding protein 2-like isoform X1, with protein sequence MDGMLGVDVFLYPDGLRIATPEDIRQWELETASQVSSQVSQEPPVRLFVALFPYNPAAMSPNPETAAEELPFVPGQIIKVFGDKDDDGFYHGESGGLSGVVPSNMVSEIPVDDDYLKHQLMQQGFLPVDHTDPSEESSVLDDLVVRRMVAIFEYDPWESSPNMDSDAELAFRAGDIIYVFGDMDEDGFYYGDLHGLRGLVPSNYLEPLPWE encoded by the exons ATGGATGGGATGCTAGGAGTGGATGTGTTTCTTTACCCTGATGGACTGAGAATTGCTACACCAGAGGATATTAGGCAATGGGAGCTGGAGACCGCCAGCCAGGTGTCCAGCCAGGTGTCTCAGGAACCCCCCGTCCGACTCTTTGTGGCTCTTTTCCCATACAACCCTGCTGCGATGTCCCCAAACCCTGAGACCGCTGCGGAGGAGCTCCCTTTTGTGCCAGGACAGATCATCAAG gTGTTTGGAGATAAAGACGATGATGGTTTCTACCACGGGGAGTCTGGTGGTCTGTCTGGTGTCGTGCCTAGTAACATGGTATCTGAGATCCCAGTGGATGATGACTACCTCAAGCATCAGCTCATGCAGCAGGGTTTCCTGCCTGTCGACCACACAG ATCCCAGTGAGGAGTCCAGCGTGCTAGATGACTTGGTGGTCCGCCGGATGGTGGCCATCTTTGAGTATGACCCTTGGGAAAGTTCCCCCAACATGGACAGCGAC GCTGAGCTCGCCTTCCGTGCAGGGGACATAATATATGTGTTTGGTGATATGGATGAAGATGGATTCTATTAT GGGGACCTTCATGGGCTGAGAGGTCTGGTGCCATCCAACTACCTGGAACCACTACCATGGGAATAG